In one window of Henckelia pumila isolate YLH828 chromosome 1, ASM3356847v2, whole genome shotgun sequence DNA:
- the LOC140876248 gene encoding casein kinase 1-like protein 2, which yields MEPRVGNKFRLGRKIGSGSFGEIYLGTNIQTNEEVAIKLENVKTKHPQLMYESKLYRLLQGGTGIPNVRWFGVEGDYNVLVMDLLGPSLEDLFNFCSRKLSLKTVLMLADQMINRVEFIHSKSFLHRDIKPDNFLMGLGRRANQVYAIDFGLAKKYRDSSTHQHIPYRENKNLTGTARYASMNTHLGIEQSRRDDLESLGYVFMYFLRGSLPWQGLKAGTKKQKYERICEKKVSTSIEALSRSYPAEFASYFHYCRSLRFDDKPDYTYLKRIFRDLFIREGFQFDYVYDWTILNFQQSQLTNSPFGALGPTAGTSSGIRHANIDRPTGGEEGKTLGWSANTTHGRNFLDSGSLSRQKDPVASDSAIGKESSSTNILRQNSSSRRPTVPTSREPEISGQDPDRSRSHLADTSPRALHKDSSFTRLDHKRFSSSKNPLNIKGFESTLKGMENLNFGNNERVQY from the exons ATGGAACCGCGTGTGGGGAATAAATTTCGGCTGGGCCGGAAGATTGGGAGTGGCTCGTTTGGAGAGATCTATTTAG GTACTAATATTCAGACGAATGAAGAGGTTGCCATTAAGCTT GAAAATGTCAAGACTAAACATCCTCAGTTAATGTATGAGTCAAAGTTGTACAGATTACTTCAAGGAGGAA cTGGAATTCCAAATGTCAGATGGTTTGGAGTAGAGGGAGACTATAATGTTCTTGTTATGGATTTACTGGGACCTAGTCTTGAAGACTTGTTTAACTTCTGTAGTAGGAAGCTTTCACTTAAGACAGTGTTGATGCTGGCGGATCAAATG ATTAATCGTGTTGAGTTTATTCACTCGAAGTCTTTCCTGCATCGGGATATCAAGCCCGACAACTTTTTAATGGGTTTGGGAAGGCGTGCAAATCAG GTTTATGCAATCGATTTTGGGCTTGCCAAGAAATATAGGGACTCATCAACGCATCAGCACATTCCGTATAG ggaaaataaaaatttgactgGAACAGCCAGATATGCGAGCATGAATACGCATCTTGGCATTG AACAAAGTCGCAGGGATGATCTGGAATCACTTGGATATGTTTTCATGTACTTCTTAAGGGGAAG TCTTCCTTGGCAGGGGCTGAAGGCTGGAACTAAGAAACAGAAGTACGAGAGAATTTGCGAAAAGAAAGTTTCAACCTCTATCGAG GCTTTGAGCCGCAGTTATCCTGCTGAGTTCGCATCTTACTTCCATTATTGCCGTTCTCTTAGATTTGATGATAAACCAGATTATACCTATTTAAAGAGAATTTTCCGTGACCTTTTTATTCGCGAAG GTTTTCAATTTGACTATGTTTATGACTGGACAATTTTGAACTTTCAGCAATCCCAGCTGACCAATTCTCCCTTTGGGGCCCTT GGCCCAACTGCAGGAACAAGTTCGGGGATACGCCATGCTAATATTGATAGGCCAACAG GTGGTGAAGAAGGGAAGACTCTTGGTTGGTCTGCAAATACTACTCATGGCAGAAACTTTTTGGATTCTGGAAGCTTATCTAGACAGAAAGACCCAGTAGCTAGTGACTCAGCCATCGGTAAAGAA TCATCTAGTACCAACATTTTGCGACAAAATTCATCTTCAAGACGACCTACTGTCCCAACCAGTCGCGAGCCTGAGATTTCTGGCCAAGATCCTGATCGATCACGCTCCCATCTGGCAGACACTAGCCCAAGAGCACTCCACAAAGATTCAAGCTTCACACGATTGGATCACAAGCGCTTTTCTTCTTCAAAAAACCCCCTCAACATAAAGGGTTTCGAATCTACATTGAAAGGAATGGAGAACCTGAACTTTGGCAACAATGAAAGGGTACAATATTAG
- the LOC140876249 gene encoding glycylpeptide N-tetradecanoyltransferase 1-like — translation MADDDTPTESHNFSSNNTLSSEKENENENDVSIDSLSRKVQESLSLAKRHKFWETQPVGQFKDLGNTSLSEGPIEQPTLLSEVKQEPYNLPAPYEWITCDMDSEEMCIEVYNLLTNNYVEDDENMFRFNYSKEFLQWALRPPGYYRSWHIGVRVKSSKKLVAFITGVPAKIRVRDDVAMMAEVNFLCVHKKLRSKRLAPVLIKEVTRRIHLENIWQAVYTAGVVLPTPITTCQYWHRSLNPKKLIDVGFSRLGARMTMSRTIKLYKLPDQTVTPGFRKMEPRDVPAVTRLLRNYLKQFAVAPDFDELDVEHWILPRENVVNSYLVSSPDNQEITDFCSFYTLPSSILGSQSHSSLKAAYSYYNVSTKTPLLQLMNDALIVAKKEEFDVFNALDVMQNESFLKELKFGPGDGKLHYYLYNYRLRHVLRSSELGLVLL, via the coding sequence ATGGCTGACGACGACACACCGACTGAAAGCCACAATTTTTCTAGCAATAATACCTTATCTTCTGAAAAAGAGAATGAGAACGAAAATGATGTATCAATTGATTCTTTATCGCGGAAAGTTCAGGAGTCTCTTTCTCTTGCAAAGAGGCATAAGTTTTGGGAAACCCAACCTGTTGGGCAGTTCAAGGATCTTGGGAACACGAGTCTCTCTGAAGGTCCAATTGAACAGCCAACACTCCTTTCGGAAGTAAAGCAAGAGCCATATAATCTTCCGGCTCCTTACGAGTGGATTACATGTGATATGGACTCTGAGGAGATGTGCATTGAGGTGTATAATCTCTTAACCAATAACTATGTTGAGGACGACGagaacatgtttagatttaattaCTCAAAGGAGTTTCTTCAATGGGCACTGCGCCCTCCTGGTTATTATAGGAGTTGGCACATTGGAGTAAGGGTAAAGAGTTCAAAAAAATTGGTTGCATTCATTACTGGGGTCCCTGCAAAAATACGTGTTCGCGATGATGTAGCAATGATGGCTGAGGTTAATTTTTTGTGTGTCCACAAGAAGCTTAGATCAAAAAGATTGGCTCCAGTTTTGATTAAGGAGGTTACAAGGAGGATTCATTTGGAGAATATCTGGCAAGCTGTTTATACTGCTGGTGTTGTCCTTCCTACTCCCATAACGACTTGTCAATATTGGCATAGATCTTTGAATCCAAAGAAGCTTATTGATGTTGGGTTTTCTAGGCTTGGTGCAAGGATGACAATGAGCCGAACGATAAAGCTTTACAAATTACCAGATCAGACTGTGACCCCTGGATTCAGAAAGATGGAACCTCGTGATGTTCCTGCAGTTACTCGTTTGCTTAGAAATTACCTGAAACAATTCGCGGTTGCACCAGATTTTGATGAATTAGATGTAGAACATTGGATTCTTCCCAGGGAGAATGTTGTGAACAGTTACTTGGTCTCAAGTCCTGATAATCAAGAAATCACTGACTTCTGTAGTTTTTACACCTTACCCTCTTCAATACTTGGTAGTCAAAGCCATTCTAGTCTCAAGGCTGCTTATTCTTATTACAATGTGTCCACAAAGACCCCGTTGCTTCAGCTGATGAATGATGCTCTTATTGTTGCCAAGAAAGAGGAATTTGATGTTTTCAATGCTTTGGATGTTATGCAGAACGAGAGTTTCTTGAAGGAGCTGAAGTTTGGCCCAGGTGATGGGAAACTTCACTACTACCTCTACAACTATCGGCTAAGGCATGTATTGAGATCGTCAGAACTTGGGCTTGTACTCTTGTAG